Below is a window of Alphaproteobacteria bacterium DNA.
CGCGGAGAACGGGTTCCAGGCGAACAACGAGACCTTTCTGCTGCACGAAGTCGCGACCAATCTGCCGATCCATCGGCCCGATACCGGCCCGACCGATTTCCATATGCATCTGCCGCCGGGCGGATTCCAATTCGTGCTGGTGACGTCGGGGATGTTCACCTTCGATTACGACGGGCGGCTGCATTATGTCGGGCCCGGTGCCGTGATGCTGCAAAGCGCCATCGTGCATCGCCAATTGTTCTATACGTGGTCGGGGCTCGACACCGAAGCGAACCTCGCCACGCCTCAATCGGCGGTGCCCGACGCGATGACGATGGGTTATTCGGGCAAGTTCCTCGAAGCCTTCATCACCGACCCGACCAGCTTCCCCAACCCGACGATCGTGCCGAGCGACGCGGTCAACGAAGCCGAAACGCCGCGCACGGCGTTCGGGCATGCGCTGCACGATCGGCCGAAGGGCGCCGATTTTTGGGTGCAGGACGCGCTATCGCTCGATGCGCTTTACAAACCGTTGCCCCTCGGCGCGCCGATCAAGTCGGACGCGCCGGTCTATGTCCGCGATCTGAGGATCGAGGCGCCAAGCGGAAATCTCGTGACCGGCCATATCATCGCGACCGATCCGCGCGAACATTCGCTGCTGCCCAAATCGTCGAGCGGCGGCGCCGATCCAGCGATCCTCGCCAAAGGCGCGGTCGCGATGTATCGCGTCATCCGCGGCACGGCGCGTTTCAAAGACGCCGACGGCAAGACGATCGATCTGAGCGCGGGCGACGTCGTCACCACCGGCGCCAACGCGGCGACACTCGTCGAACTCGGCGAAGACAGCCAAGTGCTGCGCCTGGGCTTGCTCGACGGCATGGACAATCTGCGCAAATGGACGCCGGCCCAGCGCGACGCGATCGACGGGCTGGGCGGCAAGATCATCGCGCGCACGCAAGTGCGGCCGTTGCGCCTCGACGGTAATCCGGTCGGCTATCTCTACACTTGATAAACACGCCGATGCTGGGAGGATACGCGTCTTATGACGCGTATTCCCCAGTTGAAATTCGGTTGTACCGGCGGCGGCGCCACGCATTCCGATGCGGCGATCCCCGACATCGCCACCAAAGTGCGGATGATCAAGGATGCGGGCGTGTTCGACTATATCGACCGCTCGCCGCCCGACGAGGAATTCCGCGACCTGCTGAAGGCGAGCGAGCAATGCGATCTGCCCGTGCTCGCCAGTGGCTGGTTTTACACGGCGGGCCGGGACGAGGCGTTGTTCGAGCGCAATATCGTCAAGGCGCGCCTGCTCGGCAGCCTTGTCCATAACGTGCAATTGATGACGCAGCACGCCGACGGCCATGTGCTGACCGACGCGGAAGTCGCGGAATTCTACCTGCGCGCCCATGATTTCGGCATGCGCCACGGCGTGACGCCGTGTTTCGAAGTCCACGTCAATATGTGGTCGGAGCATTACGGCCGCGTGGCGCGCGTCGCCGCCTTGGTCGAAGCGCGCGGGATTCCGTTCCGCATGACGCTCGACCACAGTCACGTCATTTTCAAGATCGACAATCCGGTCGAGCAGGACGTGCAAGCCATGCGCGAGGACGTCGAAACCGGCAAGGTCGTGCTCGACCCCGCGAAACCGGGGAATGTCTGCGCGCAATGGATCGCGGCGAATTACGTGGCGCACGCCCATGCGCGCGCGACGATCCCCGCCAACCCGATCAATACGCGCGCCAAACATCCCGACGGCAGCTATGGGCGCGGCATCCAATATCCGTTCGTGCGGCCGGAACCCGGCCAATATGTCGCCGATTGGGACGAAGCGAAGCTCGAACCGTGGAAGCGCGTCCTGCGCGAACTGTTCGCGCATCACGCGGCGGACGAGAAGAGCCCGCTCGCCATGATCTCGTGCGAGTTCATCCCGAATATCGATTACGGTGCGGGACACGGTTATTCGATCTTCGCGAACAACGTCGCTTGCGCGCACTGGATGCGCGCCGAATGGGCCAAGGCTTCCGCGTAGTTTCCGAGGCTACGGCGCGTCGGGGCTTTTTCCTAAGTTCGATGGTGATCGGCGGCGACATGCCGTCGCCCCACCCGAACAGGAGAAAGCCCATGGACAAGGATCGCGTCGAAGGCATCGCCAAGCAGATCAAGGGCGGCGTCAAGGAAGCCGCCGGCAAGGCGCTGGGCGACAGCAAGCTGGAAGTCGAAGGCCGCGCCGAGAAGGCGGTCGGCAAGGTTCAAAACGCGATCGGCGGCGCCAAGGACAAGCTGCGCGACGCCGTGAAGCATTGAGCCTTCGCGCCGAAAGGAGAATCACGATGCAACGATCCGCGAAATTCGCCGCGGCGCTGATGCTGGCGCTGGCCGGTGCCACGATGGCCGCGTGTACGGCCACCCCGACCCGCGAAAGTGCGGGCGAATATATCGACGATTCGGTGATCAGCACCAAGGTCCGCGCGCAGATCCTGGGCGATAAGGATCTGAAGCTGACGCAGATCGACGTCGAGACGTTCAAAGGTGCGGTTCAGCTCAGCGGCTTCGTCGACAGCACGGCGGCGAAGGCGCGCGCGGGCGAAGTGGCCGCGCAGGTCGCGGGCGTGACCCGCGTCCACAATAATTTGGTCGTCAAATAATCCCGCCCGAATACGCGGGAAGCAAAAAGGGGCGGCCAAGGCCGCCCCTTTCGATCTCAGACGGCGCGGATGTTGACCGCCGACGTCTTGCCGTTGCGGCCCGTCTCGAGCTCGTAGCTCAGCTTCTGGCCTTCGCCGACGCTCTGCATGCCAGCGCGTTCGACCGCCGAAATGTGCAGGAACACGTCAGCCTTGCCGTCTTCCGGTTGAATGAAGCCGTAGCCCTTGGTGGCGTTGAACCACTTGACCGTACCGATCGCCATGTATTTTTCCTCAACGATAAACAACTCGCCGCGACCATCGCAGCAAGCATCAATTTCGGTTCCGGGGAATTCTTCGAGGGCACCAGGGGGGCCATCAGGAAATACGCCCAACCTGCTTGACGAAGCGCAACATGCCCGACAATCGCGTTTCGGGCAATCCGATTCGTTCGCAGCGCATTCGCCGGTATCTATTCGGGCCCGCTTCGGGTAGGGTGCGTTTCGTTCTTGCCCGAAGAATTTCCCGGTGCTGTCCGTTGCC
It encodes the following:
- a CDS encoding BON domain-containing protein encodes the protein MQRSAKFAAALMLALAGATMAACTATPTRESAGEYIDDSVISTKVRAQILGDKDLKLTQIDVETFKGAVQLSGFVDSTAAKARAGEVAAQVAGVTRVHNNLVVK
- a CDS encoding cold-shock protein, translated to MAIGTVKWFNATKGYGFIQPEDGKADVFLHISAVERAGMQSVGEGQKLSYELETGRNGKTSAVNIRAV
- a CDS encoding CsbD family protein, yielding MDKDRVEGIAKQIKGGVKEAAGKALGDSKLEVEGRAEKAVGKVQNAIGGAKDKLRDAVKH